The Lycium ferocissimum isolate CSIRO_LF1 unplaced genomic scaffold, AGI_CSIRO_Lferr_CH_V1 ctg60, whole genome shotgun sequence DNA window AGAACCTTACAGAATATGGTAACATAAAGTCAGATTCCTATTTCAAATTTAACGTCAATCGAGTGAAGATTCTTAATGTCAAAACTGGTTAAATGTTGGTATAATTAAAATCACCTCTGGTTCATTAGCTAAGGTCCTAGCAAGTGCAACTCTCTGTGCTTGACCAACAGAGAGTTCCCCACCAGACTTGTTGAAGAAAGATGAGTCCAGGTCAGCTAGAGTCAACAACTTGTGTACCTCATTGTCAATtagtttctttccttttaaCTGCGGCCCATATCGCACATTATCTGCAACAGTGCCTGAAAGATTTTCCACAAAGATCACTTAACCAAGCAACAGTAACTACAACTTGAAATATATGTTGAAAAAGGACTTCTCTTAATAGCCGGGAAATCCATGAAACTGCTCCCTACCTTTGTTCACTTAAACACTAAGCTATTGTCTACCACAAATGTTCTAACCTGTGATGTGTACCTAACCCACACGCCAAGCCCCGGGCTTTTACCATTTTACCACTGAAGGGAAAGCCTTGGGGCATGAAGGACTTAGATATCATTAAGTGAAGCCAGAAGCATTGCCACTCCATTAGATTAAGCATACAAAGcagcaggggcggagctaggaGTAGATGTTAAATCCCTTGACTTCTGAGTATGTTTACTTTATGAATTCCCTTAGTGAAAAATTCTGGCTCCACCACTACAAGGCAGGGCAGAGGATAGAAAGTTATGCACCCAACGGGATAGCCTAAAGGTCAAcgaagtgggttgagaaccacGAGCTCTCAGGTTCAAATCACAGCGGATTGAATCACAACACTggtgctggtgggaggtagcagtaCCCGTAGAATAAGTCGACATGCACACATGTTGACCCGAAAACACGGTTAACAAAAAAATAGAGGGAGGGATAGCAAGTTCTAACATCAAACATCTGATGGATAAAATATCTACACAAAAAGATGGATCTGTCTACAATACTGGTATAATTCTAGAAATGCAATAGCATACCTTCAAAGAGAACAGGAAGCTGAAACAGCATGCCAATCTTACGGCGAAGAGTGAGCACATCCAGATCACATATATCTTGACCATCCAAAAACACAGTGTTGGAAGGAGGTTCCCACAATCGATTGAGTGATCTTAAGAAGGTTGACTTTCCACTACCACTTGGGCCTATAACACCCATGATTATACCTTTGGGTATGTCAACATTCACATTGTTCAATATAGAAACACCCTTTTCTGAGACCTTTGTAAGACCCCTTACCTGAATCTTGATTTCTTGGTTCTCTTCAAACCCATTTTCATTCGCTAAAAGATGCT harbors:
- the LOC132045086 gene encoding ABC transporter I family member 17-like, whose product is MEILPGAREHLLANENGFEENQEIKIQVRGLTKVSEKGVSILNNVNVDIPKGIIMGVIGPSGSGKSTFLRSLNRLWEPPSNTVFLDGQDICDLDVLTLRRKIGMLFQLPVLFEGTVADNVRYGPQLKGKKLIDNEVHKLLTLADLDSSFFNKSGGELSVGQAQRVALARTLANEPEVLLLDEPTSALDPISTQNIEDVLVKLKREQNMTIVMVSHSIKQIKRIADIVCLLVNGEIVEILKPDQLFESKHPMAQRFLELSN